From one Lotus japonicus ecotype B-129 chromosome 3, LjGifu_v1.2 genomic stretch:
- the LOC130746427 gene encoding 25.3 kDa vesicle transport protein SEC22-1: MVKLTMIARVTDGLPLAEGLDDGRDMKDSEYYKQQVKALFKNLSRGHNEASRMSVESGPYFFHYIIEGRVCYLTMCDRAYPKKLAFQYLEELRNEFERVNGSQIETAARPYAFIKFDTFIQKTKKLYQDTHTQRNISKLNDELYEVHQIMTRNVQEVLGVGEQLDQVSQMSSHLSSESRIYADKARDLNRQALIRKWAPVAIVLGVVFVLFWLKNKIW, translated from the exons ATGGTTAAGTTGACTATGATTGCTCGTGTTACTGATGGTCTTCCACTAGCTGAAGGACTGGATGACGGTCGTGATATGAAAGATTCTGAGTATTACAAACAACAAGTCAAGGCTTTGTTTAAGAATCTTTCAAGAGGGCATAACGAGGCATCAAGGATGTCTGTTGAAAGTGGCCCTTATTTTTTCCA CTATATTATAGAAGGACGGGTCTGTTACTTGACAATGTGTGATCGTGCTTACCCTAAGAAACTAGCCTTTCAATATCTTGAGGAGCTCAGGAATGAGTTTGAGCGTGTAAATGGCTCTCAAATTGAAACTGCTGCCAGACCTTATGCCTTCATTAAGTTTG acACGTTTATACAGAAGACAAAGAAACTTTACCAGGATACCCATACTCAGCGTAATATTTCAAAGTTGAACGATGAACTCTATGAAGTCCATCAGATTATGACTCGAAATGTGCAGGAGGTTCTTGGTGTTGGTGAACAGTTGGATC AGGTCAGCCAAATGTCTAGTCACTTATCATCTGAATCTCGCATATATGCTGATAAGGCTAGAGATTTAAATCGACAG GCTCTGATTCGGAAGTGGGCCCCTGTTGCTATTGTGTTAGGAGTTGTTTTTGTACTTTTCTGGCTCAAGAATAAAATTTGGTGA
- the LOC130746428 gene encoding zinc finger CCCH domain-containing protein 62-like: MATQMEEEEMHQITSNDDSEGSSYLGSEFDDSEGDPDFEILEETQISFSNLSVTSKAKARSVKGKGLATTENDPQVPSPDDDDFDIVQKTINAGLLEKLKVDECKLYLRKNGLRLTGNKATLIQRIKEHLEIVNGEGEKKYPPSSFVLNCKGDACTGDVVLFEQNVYEMFSIASRSATGPPCGKRTVAGRIVKESYGAAKQQHTFTIEVLWSKGEKPLRPLYPLLIKGRNLYRLKTLRQKWEDEGKRQQILMEKHSRGFVARADREVRVQEKEKRKNIREKRISKKDSVRNQCQSHSHIVVPRYQTQETDVSMNSEKAEFPSQNSGLSDHATKQTSAIISKPTMGSDQLGYSGKTPFTVNHMYNQQSLKSSADCMSTFNRGAERSANYNRNDFHSRDNRTTIEKRSTFGRGAELSANYNRNDFHSRENRTTIEKRHPSIAERNGFTERTYRREPLANANHFHPLTPNRESFRQGQLCRYYSRGRCYFGDNCKYLHDL; encoded by the exons ATGGCGACCCAAATGGAAGAAGAGGAGATGCACCAAATCACCAGCAACGACGATTCTGAAGGATCCTCCTACCTTGGTTCGGAATTCGACGATTCGGAAGGAGACCCCGATTTCGAAATCCTCGAAGAAACCCAAATCAGCTTCTCAAATCTCTCAGTCACAAGCAAGGCGAAAGCGCG CTCTGTTAAGGGTAAGGGCCTGGCTACCACTGAGAATGACCCACAAGTGCCATctcctgatgatgatgattttgacATAGTTCAGAAAACAATAAATG CGGGGTTGCTGGAGAAGCTGAAAGTGGATGAGTGCAAGCTCTATTTGAGGAAGAATGGTCTGAGGCTAACTGGGAATAAGGCTACACTCATCCAGCGTATAAAGGAGCATCTAGA GATTGTGAATGGTGAAGGGGAGAAAAAGTACCCGCCTTCTAGCTTTGTATTGAATTGTAAAG GTGATGCATGCACTGGTGATGTTGTTTTGTTTGAGCAGAACGTTTATGAAAT GTTTAGCATAGCATCTAGGAGTGCCACTGGTCCACCTTGTGGCAAAAGGACTGTTGCAGGCCGCATAGTGAAAGAAAGCTATGGTGCTGCCAAGCAGCAACATACATTTACG ATTGAAGTGCTCTGGAGCAAAGGAGAAAAGCCTCTCCGTCCCCTTTACCCTTTGCTGATTAAGGGTCGAAATCTTTATAGGTTGAAGACATTGAGACAG AAATGGGAGGATGAAGGGAAACGGCAGCAAATATTGATGGAAAAACACTCCAGGGGATTTGTTGCCAGGGCAGATAGAGAAGTGAGGGTacaagaaaaggagaagaggaaaAATATTAGGGAAAAAAG GATTTCCAAAAAGGACTCTGTTAGGAACCAATGTCAATCCCATTCACACATTGTTGTGCCACGAtatcaaactcaagaaacagaCGTATCCATGAATTCAGAAAAAGCAGAATTTCCATCTCAAAATTCAGGTTTATCTGACCATGCAACTAAACAAACATCTGCTATCATAAGTAAACCGACAATGGGATCTGACCAATTGGGATATTCAGGAAAAACACCATTTACTGTCAACCATATGTATAATCAGCAAAGTTTGAAGTCCTCAGCTGATTGTATGAGCACTTTCAATAGGGGAGCTGAACGTAGTGCAAACTACAATCGCAATGACTTCCATTCCAGAGACAATCGAACTACTATTGAGAAACGGAGCACTTTCGGTAGGGGAGCTGAACTTAGTGCAAACTACAATCGCAATGACTTCCATTCCAGAGAAAATCGAACTACTATTGAGAAACGCCACCCTTCCATAGCTGAGAGAAACGGATTTACAGAGAGGACTTATCGTAGGGAGCCTTTGGCAAATGCAAATCACTTTCATCCATTGACTCCTAACAGAGAAAGCTTTAGGCAGGGACAGTTGTGTAGATATTATTCCCGTGGGAGGTGCTATTTTGGGGATAACTGCAAATACTTGCATGATCTGTGA